The DNA segment CGATGGGCCTGGTCTTTGACCTGGTGCATCAGGGCAACGAGGCGCTCGCTTCGGGTGACAAGGACAAGCTGGCAGAGGCTACCGCAAAGCTAAACCTTGCTTTGCAGATACTTGGGTTCAAACCCAGGCGTGAGGAGGGCGTGCGGGATGTCAAGACCCTTCTTGATCTGCTGGTACGTTTCCGTAGCGAGCTTCGAGCGGCAAAAGAATTTGAGTGGGCGGATAAGCTGCGCGAGATGGTGCAGGAATCCGGCCTGGTGATCGAGGATACAAAAGAAGGCACCCGGATAAGATTCAAATGAGCAAGCCTGAACTTCCTAAATCCGCGGAACAGATGGCGCGGATGATAGATGCGTCCATGCTGAGGCCCCAAGCCACACGCTCAGACGTTGAAAGCTTCCTTGAGGAGGCGATCCTCTACAACTTCGCCGCTGTGTTTCTGCATCCGGCGTGGGTCGGTGACGCGCGCCAGATCATCAAGGGCTCACCTGTAAGGCTCGGCATAGCAATAGGTTATCCGCACGGGGCACATCTTACAGAAACCAAACTGCTTGAGATCGATCAGGGTCTTGATTTGTGTGCCGATGAGTTCGACATGGTTGCCAACATCGGGCGTTTGAAGTCGGGCGAGGGCATCGCGGTTGCCAAGGAGATAGAGCGCTGCCGCCGCTCGATTGAGGGCAAGGTGTTCAAGGTAATAATCGAGACCGGCTGGCTTAGTGACGATGAGAAGCGGCTGGCTGCGCGCATCGTGGCTGACGCGGGTGCAGACTTCGTGAAGACCTCTACAGGTATCGTAGCCCCTGGCGCCACGGTTGCCGACATAAAGCTCTTATACGAGGCGGTGGACGGCTCCATCGGTGTCAAGGCTTCAGGCGGGATAAGGGCTTTTGATCAGGCGATGGAGATGATTGCAGCCGGTGCTTCCCGCATCGGCACCTCAGCAGGCCGGGCGATAGTGGAAGAAGCGAAGCAGAGGTTTTCATCAAAGTAGCACTTAACAGATGCGGGCCGACCTTAAGGTCGGCCCCTACTTTTACCTATCATTGTCGAGACTCCAATTTATTCTTGATTCGTTCAAATAGTTTCCAGAGTTTATAGATGGGATGAAATTCATTATCAAAGGGAGGTTTCATTGGTTTGATCGCTTCCATTGTCTCATTCAAAATAGTTGTAGGGGCACGGCATGCCGTGCCCCTACATATTCTTTGGGATAGGAGTTAGAGGTGAGGGATATTGGTTTGACACGGCATAAATCTCGCCTACAATTAAAGCTCAGTTTGGAAACGGATTCTCTTAAGGAGGAAT comes from the candidate division TA06 bacterium B3_TA06 genome and includes:
- the deoC gene encoding deoxyribose-phosphate aldolase, with product MSKPELPKSAEQMARMIDASMLRPQATRSDVESFLEEAILYNFAAVFLHPAWVGDARQIIKGSPVRLGIAIGYPHGAHLTETKLLEIDQGLDLCADEFDMVANIGRLKSGEGIAVAKEIERCRRSIEGKVFKVIIETGWLSDDEKRLAARIVADAGADFVKTSTGIVAPGATVADIKLLYEAVDGSIGVKASGGIRAFDQAMEMIAAGASRIGTSAGRAIVEEAKQRFSSK